The proteins below are encoded in one region of Betaproteobacteria bacterium:
- the rplJ gene encoding 50S ribosomal protein L10, whose product MGLNLEDKKAVVAEVSAEVARAQAIVLAENRGLEVGQMTELRKRARGAGVYFRVVKNTLARRAVADTPFAGLADQMVGPLAYGMSSDPVALAKVLHEFAKGNEKLAIKGGAMANYVMSPKEVASLATLPSREELLAKLLGTMQAPIAQFVRTLNEVPTRFVRTLAAVRDAKGEA is encoded by the coding sequence TTGGGTCTCAATCTTGAAGACAAGAAGGCAGTGGTCGCCGAGGTGAGCGCAGAAGTGGCGCGTGCCCAGGCGATCGTGCTTGCCGAGAACCGCGGTCTGGAAGTGGGTCAGATGACCGAGTTGCGCAAGCGGGCACGTGGCGCCGGGGTTTACTTCCGCGTCGTCAAGAACACGCTTGCACGGCGCGCGGTCGCCGACACGCCGTTTGCCGGTCTGGCCGACCAGATGGTCGGCCCGCTCGCGTATGGCATGTCGAGCGATCCGGTGGCGCTGGCGAAGGTCCTGCACGAATTTGCGAAGGGCAACGAGAAGCTCGCGATCAAGGGCGGCGCCATGGCGAACTACGTCATGTCGCCGAAAGAGGTGGCGAGCCTCGCCACGCTGCCGAGCCGCGAGGAACTGCTCGCCAAGCTGCTCGGCACCATGCAGGCGCCCATCGCCCAGTTCGTGCGGACGCTGAACGAAGTGCCGACGCGCTTCGTGCGCACACTCGCTGCCGTGCGCGATGCCAAGGGCGAAGCGTAA
- the rplL gene encoding 50S ribosomal protein L7/L12 produces the protein MAVAKAEILDAIANMTVLELSALIKEMEEKFGVSAAAAAVAVAAPAAGAAAPAAEEKTEFTVVLTGAGENKVNTIKVVRAITGLGLKEAKDLVDGAPKPVKEGVSKADADAVAKQLTEAGATCEIK, from the coding sequence ATGGCTGTTGCCAAAGCTGAGATTCTGGATGCCATCGCCAACATGACGGTGCTGGAGCTGTCTGCGCTGATCAAGGAGATGGAAGAGAAGTTCGGTGTGTCTGCGGCTGCGGCTGCGGTTGCCGTCGCCGCCCCTGCGGCGGGTGCCGCGGCGCCCGCGGCCGAGGAGAAGACCGAGTTCACGGTCGTTCTCACCGGTGCCGGCGAGAACAAGGTGAACACCATCAAGGTGGTGCGCGCGATCACCGGTCTCGGTCTGAAGGAGGCCAAGGACCTCGTGGACGGTGCACCCAAGCCCGTGAAGGAAGGCGTCTCGAAGGCCGACGCCGATGCCGTCGCGAAACAACTTACGGAAGCCGGCGCCACTTGCGAAATCAAGTAA
- the rpoB gene encoding DNA-directed RNA polymerase subunit beta, which produces MTYSFTERKRIRKSFAKRASVLPVPYLLATQIDSYSAFLQAEALPDARRNAGLQAAFTSIFPISSHSGNARLDFVSYMLGTPPFDVKECQQRGLTFASPLRARVRLTIMDREASKPTVKEVKEQEVYMGEIPLMTSTGSFIINGTERVIVSQLHRSPGVFFEHDRGKTHSSGKLLFSARVIPYRGSWLDFEFDPKDYLYFRVDRRRKMPVTTLLKAIGYTPEEILKEFFMFDTFHFVRGEMEFELVPERMRGDIARFDIVADGQVLVPKDKRITVKHIREMEKAGLKRVVVSSDFVLGRVLAKHIVDKETGEVIARANDEITDDLLKKLRESGIPEVQTLYTNDLDQGPFISQTLRIDETADAMAAQVAIYRMMRPGEPPTEEAVKQLFQGLFFAEERYDLSAVGRMKFNRRVGREELTGAATLSREDIVAVIKILVDLRNGRGEIDDIDHLGNRRVRSVGELAENQFRAGLVRVERAVRERLSQAESENLMPHDLINAKPVSAAIKEFFGSSQLSQFMDQTNPLSEITHKRRVSALGPGGLTRERAGFEVRDVHPTHYGRVCPIETPEGPNIGLINSLALYARTNEYGFLETPYRKVQDGRVTDEIEFLSAIEEGKYVIAQANAALSDTGGFVDEMVSCRHHNEFMLSSPDRVQYMDVAPSQIVSVAASLIPFLEHDDANRALMGSNMQRQAVPCLRPEKPLVGTGIERTVAVDSGTAVQARRGGVVDYVDAGRIVVRVHDEETVAGEVGVDIYNLVKYTRSNQNTDINQRPLVEVGDVIARADVIADGASTDMGELALGQNLLVAFMPWNGYNFEDSILISERVVADDRFTSIHIEELSVVARDTKLGPEEITRDISNLSEAQLSRLDESGIVYIGAEVEAGDVLVGKVTPKGETQLTPEEKLLRAIFGEKASDVKDTSLRVPSGMSGTVIDVQVFTREGIERDKRAQQIIDDELKRYKKDLADQFRIVEDDTFLRIERLLLDKVANGGPKKLAKGTAITKAYLAEVERHSWFDIRLASEEAARQLEQLMESLSQKRVEFDIAFEAKKKKLTQGDELPPGVQKMVKVYLAVKRRLQPGDKMAGRHGNKGVISKIVPIEDMPYTADGVPMDVVLNPLGVPSRMNVGQILETHLGWAAKGLGQKIGQLLKAQAQIGELRNTLVQIYNSSGKPEDIDTLNDAEVLDLCQHLEKGVPFATPVFDGATEDEIKTMLEVAGLPRSGQIHLYDGRTGDTFDRPVTVGYMHMLKLHHLVDDKMHARSTGPYSLVTQQPLGGKAQFGGQRFGEMEVWALEAYGASYTLQEMLTVKSDDVTGRTKVYENIVKGEHKIDAGMPESFNVLVKEIRSLAIDIDLERY; this is translated from the coding sequence ATGACGTACTCGTTCACCGAGAGAAAGCGCATCCGCAAGAGCTTCGCCAAACGTGCCAGCGTTCTGCCGGTGCCGTACCTGCTCGCGACCCAGATCGACTCCTACAGCGCCTTCCTGCAGGCCGAAGCCTTGCCGGACGCGCGCAGGAACGCGGGACTGCAAGCCGCGTTCACGTCGATCTTTCCGATTTCGAGCCACTCCGGGAACGCGCGGCTCGACTTCGTGAGCTACATGCTCGGCACGCCGCCCTTCGACGTGAAGGAGTGCCAGCAGCGGGGGTTGACGTTCGCATCGCCGCTGCGCGCGCGCGTGCGGCTCACGATCATGGACCGCGAGGCGTCGAAGCCCACGGTGAAGGAGGTGAAGGAGCAGGAAGTCTACATGGGCGAGATTCCGCTCATGACGAGCACCGGCTCGTTCATCATCAACGGCACCGAGCGCGTCATCGTCTCGCAGCTGCATCGCTCGCCCGGCGTGTTCTTCGAGCACGACCGCGGCAAGACGCACAGCTCGGGCAAGCTGCTTTTCTCGGCGCGGGTCATTCCGTACCGCGGCTCCTGGCTCGACTTCGAGTTCGATCCCAAGGACTACCTCTATTTCCGCGTCGACCGCCGCCGCAAGATGCCGGTGACCACGCTGCTCAAGGCGATCGGCTACACGCCGGAGGAAATCCTCAAGGAGTTCTTCATGTTCGACACCTTCCATTTCGTGCGCGGCGAGATGGAGTTCGAACTCGTGCCCGAGCGCATGCGCGGCGACATTGCGCGCTTCGACATCGTCGCCGACGGTCAGGTGCTCGTGCCCAAGGACAAGCGCATCACGGTCAAGCACATCCGCGAGATGGAGAAGGCCGGCCTCAAGCGCGTCGTCGTGTCGTCGGATTTCGTGCTCGGCCGCGTGCTGGCGAAGCACATCGTCGACAAGGAGACCGGTGAAGTCATCGCCCGCGCCAACGACGAGATCACCGACGATCTCCTGAAGAAGCTGCGGGAGTCGGGCATTCCCGAAGTGCAGACCCTGTACACCAACGATCTCGATCAGGGGCCCTTCATTTCGCAGACGCTGCGCATCGACGAGACCGCCGACGCCATGGCGGCGCAGGTGGCGATCTACCGCATGATGCGGCCGGGCGAGCCACCGACGGAAGAGGCGGTGAAGCAGCTCTTCCAGGGACTCTTCTTCGCCGAGGAGCGCTACGACCTGTCTGCGGTCGGCCGGATGAAGTTCAATCGCCGCGTCGGCCGCGAGGAGTTGACGGGTGCCGCAACACTGTCGCGCGAGGACATCGTCGCGGTGATCAAGATCCTCGTCGACCTGCGCAACGGGCGCGGCGAGATCGACGACATCGACCACCTCGGCAACCGCCGTGTGCGTTCGGTCGGCGAACTGGCGGAAAACCAGTTTCGCGCCGGTCTGGTGCGCGTCGAGCGCGCGGTGCGCGAACGCCTGTCTCAGGCCGAGTCCGAGAACCTCATGCCGCACGACCTGATCAACGCCAAGCCGGTGTCGGCGGCGATCAAGGAATTCTTCGGGTCGTCGCAGCTGTCGCAGTTCATGGACCAGACCAACCCGCTCTCCGAGATCACGCACAAGCGTCGCGTCTCGGCGCTGGGCCCCGGTGGACTCACGCGCGAGCGCGCGGGCTTCGAGGTGCGTGACGTCCACCCCACTCACTACGGCCGCGTGTGCCCGATCGAGACGCCGGAAGGTCCCAACATCGGTCTCATCAACTCGCTCGCGCTCTACGCACGGACCAATGAATACGGCTTCCTCGAGACGCCGTACCGGAAGGTGCAGGATGGGCGGGTCACCGACGAGATCGAGTTCCTGTCCGCGATCGAAGAGGGCAAGTACGTGATCGCCCAGGCGAACGCCGCGCTCAGCGACACGGGTGGGTTCGTCGACGAGATGGTTTCCTGCCGTCACCACAACGAGTTCATGCTGTCGTCCCCCGACCGCGTGCAGTACATGGACGTGGCGCCGTCGCAGATCGTGTCCGTCGCCGCCTCGCTCATTCCGTTCCTCGAGCACGACGACGCGAACCGCGCCCTCATGGGCTCGAACATGCAGCGTCAGGCAGTGCCCTGCCTGCGGCCGGAGAAGCCGCTTGTGGGCACCGGCATCGAGCGCACGGTGGCGGTCGACTCCGGCACTGCAGTGCAGGCCCGCCGCGGCGGCGTCGTCGACTACGTCGATGCCGGCCGCATCGTCGTGCGCGTGCACGACGAGGAGACGGTGGCGGGCGAAGTCGGTGTGGACATCTACAACCTCGTCAAGTACACGCGCTCCAACCAGAACACCGACATCAACCAGCGGCCGCTGGTGGAGGTGGGTGACGTGATCGCCCGCGCCGATGTCATCGCCGACGGTGCCTCCACCGACATGGGCGAGCTTGCCCTTGGCCAGAACCTGCTGGTCGCCTTCATGCCGTGGAACGGCTACAACTTCGAGGACTCGATCCTGATCTCCGAGCGCGTGGTCGCCGACGACCGCTTCACTTCGATCCACATCGAGGAGCTGTCGGTCGTGGCACGCGACACCAAGCTCGGCCCGGAAGAGATCACGCGCGACATCTCCAACTTGTCGGAAGCCCAGCTCTCCCGCCTGGACGAGTCGGGCATCGTCTACATCGGCGCCGAGGTGGAAGCCGGCGACGTGCTTGTCGGCAAGGTCACGCCGAAGGGCGAGACGCAGCTCACCCCCGAGGAAAAGCTGCTGCGGGCGATCTTCGGGGAAAAGGCCTCGGACGTGAAGGACACGTCGCTGCGTGTGCCCTCCGGCATGTCGGGCACGGTGATCGACGTGCAGGTGTTCACGCGCGAGGGGATCGAGCGCGACAAGCGCGCGCAGCAGATCATCGACGACGAGCTGAAGCGCTACAAGAAGGACCTCGCCGACCAGTTCCGCATCGTCGAGGACGACACCTTCCTGCGCATCGAGCGCCTGCTCCTGGACAAGGTCGCCAACGGCGGTCCGAAGAAGCTCGCCAAGGGCACGGCGATCACCAAGGCGTACCTCGCGGAAGTCGAACGTCACAGCTGGTTCGACATCCGCCTTGCGAGCGAGGAGGCGGCGCGCCAGCTCGAGCAGCTGATGGAGAGCCTCTCCCAGAAGCGGGTCGAGTTCGACATCGCGTTCGAGGCGAAGAAGAAGAAGCTCACGCAGGGCGACGAACTGCCGCCCGGCGTGCAGAAGATGGTGAAGGTCTACCTTGCGGTGAAGCGCCGCCTGCAGCCCGGCGACAAAATGGCCGGCCGCCACGGCAACAAGGGCGTCATTTCCAAGATCGTCCCGATCGAGGACATGCCGTACACGGCGGACGGGGTGCCGATGGACGTGGTGCTGAATCCGCTGGGCGTGCCCTCGCGCATGAACGTGGGGCAGATCCTGGAGACGCACCTGGGCTGGGCCGCCAAGGGACTGGGCCAGAAGATCGGCCAGCTGCTGAAGGCGCAGGCGCAGATCGGTGAACTGCGCAACACGCTCGTGCAGATCTACAACTCGAGCGGCAAGCCGGAGGACATTGACACCCTAAACGATGCGGAAGTGCTGGACCTCTGCCAGCACCTGGAGAAGGGCGTTCCGTTTGCCACCCCGGTGTTCGATGGCGCCACCGAAGACGAGATCAAGACCATGCTCGAGGTCGCCGGATTGCCGCGCTCGGGCCAGATCCACCTCTATGACGGTCGCACCGGCGACACGTTCGACCGGCCGGTCACCGTGGGCTACATGCACATGCTGAAGCTGCACCACCTGGTCGACGACAAGATGCACGCGCGCTCGACCGGACCGTACAGCCTGGTCACCCAGCAGCCGCTGGGGGGCAAGGCGCAGTTCGGCGGTCAGCGCTTCGGCGAGATGGAGGTGTGGGCGCTCGAGGCCTACGGTGCTTCCTATACGCTGCAGGAGATGCTCACCGTCAAGTCGGACGATGTCACCGGCCGCACCAAGGTGTACGAGAACATCGTCAAGGGCGAGCACAAGATCGACGCCGGCATGCCGGAATCCTTCAATGTGCTGGTCAAGGAAATCCGCTCGCTCGCGATCGACATCGATCTGGAAAGGTACTGA